The following coding sequences lie in one Nocardioides sambongensis genomic window:
- a CDS encoding ATP-binding protein, which yields MSNRPDSRLHSTVLVSPGRESRRDRKTRRAAARQLVRADQADQRATAKAKADLLKAERRATPLLPRAGEHGPAALRTPGRLQLPRHQDTSATLAGAYPFLAEGGLGSDGVFVGQDLYSGSSFVYDPWVLYTRGTITAPNVVLAGIVGSGKSALAKSLYSRSIPFGRRVYVPGDPKGEHTAVAEAVGGKAIALGHGLTARLNPLDEGHRPSGLDDTQWTAQVTARRRDLIGALTETVLDRPLTPLEHTAIDIALAGVVHASDIPVLPLVVDRLLTPDPADDPDKRLAEDGRLVGHALRRLVAGDLAGLFDGPSTVRFDPTLPMISLDLSRVTENATLISVLMTCASAWMESALLDTNGGQRWVVYDEAWRLMSHPALLRRMDAHWRLARTYGIANMLIFHKLTDLDNVGDQGSAMRALATSLLANAETRIVYRQESDQLGTTATALGLTRTEQDLLPALGTGQGLWRIKHRSFVVQHQLHPAELELFDTGARMSTFA from the coding sequence GTGAGCAACCGACCAGACAGTCGCCTGCACTCCACCGTCCTGGTCTCACCCGGGCGAGAAAGCAGACGCGACCGCAAGACACGACGCGCCGCCGCACGCCAATTGGTGCGCGCCGACCAGGCAGACCAACGCGCCACGGCCAAGGCGAAAGCCGACCTCCTCAAAGCCGAACGCCGCGCCACACCACTACTCCCCCGCGCAGGCGAACACGGCCCGGCTGCTCTCCGCACGCCCGGCCGACTCCAGCTCCCCCGCCACCAAGACACCTCAGCCACCCTCGCCGGCGCCTACCCCTTCCTCGCCGAAGGCGGACTCGGCAGCGACGGCGTCTTCGTCGGCCAAGACCTCTACTCAGGCAGCTCGTTCGTCTACGACCCCTGGGTCCTCTACACCCGCGGCACCATCACCGCCCCCAACGTCGTCCTCGCCGGCATCGTCGGCTCCGGCAAGTCCGCACTCGCCAAGAGCCTCTACAGCCGCTCCATCCCGTTCGGCCGCCGCGTCTACGTCCCCGGCGACCCCAAAGGCGAACACACCGCCGTCGCCGAAGCCGTCGGCGGCAAAGCCATCGCGCTGGGCCACGGCCTCACCGCACGACTCAACCCACTCGACGAAGGCCACCGACCCAGCGGACTCGACGACACACAATGGACAGCCCAAGTCACCGCACGACGACGCGACCTCATCGGAGCACTCACCGAAACCGTCCTCGACCGACCACTCACTCCACTCGAACACACCGCCATCGACATCGCACTTGCCGGCGTCGTCCACGCCAGCGACATACCAGTCCTCCCCCTCGTCGTCGACCGCCTCCTCACACCCGACCCCGCCGACGACCCCGACAAACGCCTCGCCGAGGACGGCAGGCTCGTCGGCCACGCTTTGCGACGGCTCGTCGCCGGCGACCTCGCAGGCCTCTTCGACGGACCCTCCACCGTCCGGTTCGACCCCACCCTGCCGATGATCTCCCTCGACCTCTCCCGCGTCACCGAGAACGCCACCCTCATCTCCGTGCTGATGACGTGCGCATCCGCCTGGATGGAGTCCGCGCTTCTCGACACCAACGGCGGCCAACGATGGGTCGTGTACGACGAAGCCTGGCGCCTCATGTCCCACCCCGCACTACTACGACGCATGGACGCCCACTGGCGCCTCGCCCGCACCTACGGCATCGCCAACATGCTGATCTTCCACAAGCTCACCGACCTCGACAACGTCGGAGACCAAGGCTCCGCCATGCGCGCCCTCGCCACATCCCTACTCGCCAACGCCGAAACCCGCATCGTCTACCGCCAAGAATCCGACCAACTCGGCACCACCGCGACAGCCCTCGGGCTGACCCGTACCGAGCAGGATCTGCTTCCGGCCCTCGGCACGGGCCAGGGACTCTGGCGGATCAAGCACCGATCCTTCGTCGTACAGCACCAGCTCCACCCCGCAGAACTCGAACTGTTCGACACCGGAGCTCGCATGTCGACATTCGCCTGA